A stretch of Pleuronectes platessa chromosome 24, fPlePla1.1, whole genome shotgun sequence DNA encodes these proteins:
- the tmem198b gene encoding transmembrane protein 198-B — protein sequence MSTTLDPLLDQPFQKLSPERLDGCEDTAGRYKVVPCVVCSMCCLFGIIYCFFGYRCFKAVMFLTGLMFGSVVIFMLCYKERVLDTQLSAEASVGIGLGIGTLCGLVTMLVRSVGLFMVGLLLGLLVAVATLVGLEELSDSPPRSVWVPLGVLLGLGMLFAVLTLQWQRLFTTVSTAMFGAAVITVALDYFVELFALVLYMYERLKAAPGKPVCWLTWVVLGVWPALTLLGVMVQWKVTAEGYSHTKVIISRQQRRMQVMRIRQRDDRYRNKKKKKQQHGAASHHQNPAKPVSEPAYRRKPNPIRRYDTDVLSPSYIQSFRDRQVQAQPFPGRLVIGPHAVVDVGYDRSSTTPLSGAAGPSLRV from the exons ATGTCGACCACCCTGGATCCGCTGCTGGACCAGCCCTTCCAGAAGCTGAGCCCCGAGCGGCTCGATGGCTGCGAGGACACCGCCGGCCGCTACAAGGTGGTCCCCTGTGTTGTCTGCTCAATGTGCTGTCTTTTCGGCATCATTTACTGCTTCTTTG gCTATCGCTGCTTCAAAGCCGTGATGTTCCTGACGGGCCTGATGTTCGGCTCTGTCGTCATCTTCATGCTCTGCTACAAGGAGCGCGTGCTGGACACCCAGCTGAGCGCGGAGGCCTCGGTGGGCATCGGCCTGGGCATCGGCACGCTCTGCGGCCTGGTCACCATGCTGGTCCGCAGTGTAGGCCTCTTTATGGTGGGCCTGCTGCTGGGCTTGCTGGTAGCCGTGGCCACCCTGGTGGGCCTGGAGGAGCTGTCCGACAGCCCGCCGCGTTCCGTCTGGGTGCCCCTTGGCGTGCTGCTTGGCCTGGGCATGCTGTTCGCCGTGCTCACCCTGCAGTGGCAGCGTCTCTTTACCACGGTGTCGACCGCGATGTTCGGTGCAGCCGTGATCACGGTGGCGTTGGACTACTTCGTAGAGCTCTTCGCCCTGGTGCTGTACATGTACGAGCGGCTGAAAGCAGCACCTGGCAAACCTGTGTGCTGGCTGACGTGGGTGGTGCTCGGGGTGTGGCCTGCCCTCACCCTGCTGGGTGTCATGGTCCAGTGGAAGGTGACCGCTGAGGGATACTCCCATACCAAGG TGATCATCAGCcggcagcagaggaggatgCAGGTGATGCGGATTCGTCAGCGCGACGACCGCTACcgcaacaagaagaagaagaagcagcagcacggCGCCGCCTCCCACCATCAAAACCCGGCCAAGCCAGTCTCTGAGCCCGCCTACCGCCGCAAACCAAACCCCATCCGCCGCTACGACACGGACGTCCTCTCACCG AGCTACATCCAGAGTTTCCGAGACCGGCAGGTGCAGGCGCAGCCCTTCCCGGGACGGCTGGTTATTGGACCCCATGCCGTGGTGGACGTGGGCTACGACCGCAGCTCCACGACCCCCCTCAGCGGAGCAGCGGGACCCTCGCTCAGGGTCTGA